A genome region from Streptosporangiales bacterium includes the following:
- a CDS encoding helix-turn-helix domain-containing protein codes for MPTAQPPEAASTSGAGRSRGGRTTEAGNATQKALRIVEAALESGGRRRLADIAADAGVPKPSTHRILAVLTTDGFLSAERGGWYTAGPRLRALAAKVAGTAADQPANVLRRLQREVGQTVHLAVRSGDDATYIDKVDADQPYRMASRVGMRIPLHCTAIGKCLLAPLPRAEVDAIVDRRGLPRRTPRTITNRRALHAELARVRTQGYALDDEENEATVRCLAVPVPGSDGTPVAAVSMSTVTFLVDVERLTSHVSVIRAAAEALAGGLG; via the coding sequence ATGCCCACTGCGCAGCCGCCGGAGGCAGCCAGCACATCCGGGGCCGGTCGGTCCCGTGGCGGCCGGACGACCGAGGCGGGCAACGCCACGCAGAAGGCATTGCGCATCGTCGAGGCGGCGCTCGAGTCGGGCGGGCGACGGCGTCTCGCCGACATCGCCGCCGACGCGGGCGTGCCGAAGCCGAGCACGCACCGGATCCTCGCCGTCCTCACCACCGACGGGTTCCTCAGCGCGGAGCGGGGCGGCTGGTACACGGCGGGTCCCCGACTGCGCGCGCTCGCCGCGAAGGTCGCCGGCACCGCCGCCGACCAGCCGGCCAACGTGCTCCGCCGGCTGCAGCGCGAGGTCGGCCAGACGGTGCACCTGGCCGTCCGCAGCGGTGACGACGCGACGTACATCGACAAGGTCGACGCCGACCAGCCGTACCGGATGGCGTCACGCGTCGGCATGCGCATCCCGTTGCACTGCACGGCGATCGGCAAGTGCCTGCTCGCGCCGCTGCCGCGTGCCGAGGTCGACGCCATCGTCGACCGCCGCGGGCTCCCCCGGCGCACGCCGCGGACGATCACCAACCGGCGCGCACTGCACGCCGAACTCGCCCGGGTGCGCACGCAGGGGTATGCGCTCGACGACGAGGAGAACGAGGCGACGGTGCGCTGCCTCGCCGTACCCGTCCCAGGCTCGGACGGCACCCCGGTAGCGGCAGTGAGCATGTCGACCGTGACCTTCCTGGTCGACGTCGAACGGCTCACGTCCCACGTCTCGGTGATACGCGCCGCAGCCGAGGCCCTTGCGGGTGGGCTGGGCTGA